In Helicobacter mastomyrinus, the sequence TTAAGGCTTGACAAAAAAGAGCAAACTCACTATAATTGCACTCTTTTTTTGTCAAGTTTTCACATTACTATTTTTTGTTTGTAAAAGTTAGATAAGGCAAAACAAATATGACCCGTTAGCTCAGTTGGTAGAGCAATTCCCTTTTAAGGAATGGGCCGTTGGTTCGAATCCAACACGGGTCACCACCAAAATAGAAGTGGCCCCTTCATCTAACGGTTAGGATACCACCCTTTCACGGTGGCTACAGGGGTTCGAATCCCCTAGGGGTCACCACTTTTGTTTTGATGCTTTCTGTTCTCTTTATACTAATGGTCGCTTAGCTCAGTTGGTAGAGCGCCACCCTTACAAGGTGGATGTCACAAGTTCGAGCCTTGTAGCGACCACCACTATTGTGATAATCCGCTTAAACAATATCGCGGGTTGTAGATTCTATAATTGTGGAGCGGTAGTTCAGCCGGTTAGAATACCTGCCTGTCACGCAGGGGGTCGCGGGTTCGAGCCCCGTCCGCTCCGCCACCCCATAAACAAATGTATCAAGCCCTAGCACCTTTATAAAATTTCCTTATATGGATTTAAAATATTCTCCCAAAAAGGCTTTCAGTTTCTATGGGTTTTGCTTTACCCATTAAGTAAACTCAACACTCGATTCTTTTGTTTCTTTTTTAAGGAGGGGAATAAGAGGTAGGATAAGCTACACTTGCACATTTAAGCCCCTCCAGTTATAGAAACAAAGACATAATAGGCTAGAGATTCTATTACCTCTAAAACAATTAGTTTGAAACTAATTGTGCGTTATTTTGTTAGGGTGGGGTAAGGGGGGGGGGTGTATCTAGCAATACAAAGGCTGCATTGCTAGTAGAGATTGCTTAGAGCTTAGACTCATATCGGCGAAGCATATAAAGTCTTTTAAGCATTTTTTTCTTCGCGTTAATCTTTTGCTTTTTGCGCTTTTCTGTTTTTGATTCAAAAAATCTACGGGCACGCACTTCTGTTACTACTAAATTGCGGTCAGTCTGTTTTTTGAACTTTCTGTAAGCTTCTTCAAAAGTCTCGCTTTCTCTTACTTTGATACCGGGCATAATTTCACCTGCTTTCTTTAAATTTTAAATTCAATGTAGGGTGATATTTTACTTAAAACTTTGTTTAAAAAACCTTAAAAGATGCGTTTTTGATTTGACTTTAAAATCTTATGTGAAGCTGTATTGCTCATAACAGATTTAGAATCTCATAATTTTGTAAAAATAATAATACAGATACACTAATAATTTTTTATATCTATTAATAATTTTTATCTATATTTAAACACAAAAATTTTATTCTTGCAACCCAAAACAACATTTAAAGGATTTTAAGATGAAAGTTACACTACTTAAGTTGCTTATGGCATCTTCATTGATGCTCGTATCTGTTCCGGCATTGTATGCCAAGACATTAATTGAAGAAGCAAAAAGTGCAGGATTAGCACCCTTGCCAAAGAATCAAAAAGAAATAGATAAATTTCTTAAAGAAAATAATGTTAAATCAAGTGCCTTTAGTGAAGCAAAAGCAGAGCTTGGAAAAAAACTCTATTTTGATCCACGACTTTCAAAAAGTGGTCTTATCTCTTGTAATACTTGCCATAATCTAGGATTAGGTGGTGCTGATGGGATTACCGCTGCTGTAGGGCATAAATGGAGCCCAAATCATCAGCATTTAAATTCCCCAACTGTATATAACTCTGTATTTAATACGATACAATTTTGGGATGGGCGCGCAGGAAACTTGATTGAACAAGCAAAGGGTCCTATTGAAAATGAAGTAGAAATGGCAACACCAGCAAATCTTGCCGTCAAGAAGATTGCTTCATTACCTGAATATGTGAATGCGTTTAAAAAGATTTATGGAAAAGTAAGTTTTGAAAATATTGCTGATGCGATTGCTAACTTTGAGCGCACATTGATTACGCCTTCTCCTTTTGATAAGTTTTTAGAGGGTGATGAGAAGGCTTTAAGTAAGGAGGCGCAAGCAGGATTGAAGCTTTTTATTGATAAGGGTTGCACCGCTTGCCATACTGGAGTGAATCTCGGCGGCTCAATGCAGCCTTTTGAAGTGACAGCAAAATATAAATTTGCGAAACTTGGAGGTTTTAAAGGAGATCAAAATGGTATGGTAAAAGCACCTACCCTAAGGAATGTAGCTGAAACTGCTCCATATTTCCACAATGGTGCGATTTGGTCGCTTAAAGATGCAATTAAGGAAATGGGAAGTATCCAGCTTGGCATTGCTATCACCGATCAAGAAGCCAAAAGTATTGAAGCATTCCTACATTCACTCACAGGTAAAAAACCTGAAGTGGTTTACCCCCAACTTCCTGCATCAAATGAGCAAACACCGAAGCCTGAACTCTACTAAAAAGCATAGCCCGCAAGGGCTGCTTACTTCAATTTATTCACATAAT encodes:
- the rpsU gene encoding 30S ribosomal protein S21 gives rise to the protein MPGIKVRESETFEEAYRKFKKQTDRNLVVTEVRARRFFESKTEKRKKQKINAKKKMLKRLYMLRRYESKL
- a CDS encoding cytochrome-c peroxidase, encoding MKVTLLKLLMASSLMLVSVPALYAKTLIEEAKSAGLAPLPKNQKEIDKFLKENNVKSSAFSEAKAELGKKLYFDPRLSKSGLISCNTCHNLGLGGADGITAAVGHKWSPNHQHLNSPTVYNSVFNTIQFWDGRAGNLIEQAKGPIENEVEMATPANLAVKKIASLPEYVNAFKKIYGKVSFENIADAIANFERTLITPSPFDKFLEGDEKALSKEAQAGLKLFIDKGCTACHTGVNLGGSMQPFEVTAKYKFAKLGGFKGDQNGMVKAPTLRNVAETAPYFHNGAIWSLKDAIKEMGSIQLGIAITDQEAKSIEAFLHSLTGKKPEVVYPQLPASNEQTPKPELY